One genomic segment of Catalinimonas alkaloidigena includes these proteins:
- a CDS encoding glycosyltransferase: MEQNQPILSIVICTYNREEFIGKTLLHLHQMALPYADFEAIVVNNNSTDKTENICQEFIHKHSDMQIRYCLETRQGHSYARNRGIKEASGEFVAYIDDDAFVHPDFGSNIIRFFNENPEVNAIGGKIIPAYQNGKPKWMSHYLLPLVSALDMGKNPRPFKGRKFPVGANVTFRKSVFDRYGMFNVKLGRIGSGLMGGDEKEMVYRMKRNGEQIYYVPDVVVDHVIPPKRLQMDYIRGLAEGVGQSEKRRLEGESLMPKIKRALEELVKIGGTLVLMLLYTVKGQWAKGWMLIKFRYWVLMGFLKR; the protein is encoded by the coding sequence ATGGAGCAGAATCAACCCATATTATCCATTGTGATCTGTACCTATAATCGGGAAGAATTTATTGGCAAAACACTGCTGCATCTTCATCAGATGGCTCTGCCTTACGCTGATTTTGAAGCCATAGTAGTCAACAACAACAGTACGGACAAGACCGAAAATATCTGTCAAGAATTTATCCATAAGCATTCTGATATGCAGATCAGATATTGTCTGGAAACCCGGCAGGGTCATTCTTATGCCCGTAACCGCGGGATTAAAGAAGCTTCAGGAGAATTCGTTGCTTATATTGACGATGATGCCTTTGTACATCCGGATTTCGGAAGCAATATCATCCGCTTTTTCAATGAAAATCCGGAAGTGAATGCGATTGGGGGTAAAATCATTCCTGCATATCAGAACGGCAAACCCAAGTGGATGTCACATTATCTTCTTCCTTTGGTATCCGCTTTGGATATGGGTAAAAATCCTAGGCCCTTCAAAGGAAGGAAATTTCCGGTAGGGGCCAACGTCACTTTTCGCAAATCTGTGTTTGACCGCTATGGCATGTTCAATGTCAAGCTGGGACGTATCGGAAGTGGATTGATGGGGGGAGATGAAAAAGAGATGGTCTACCGCATGAAAAGGAACGGTGAACAGATCTATTATGTACCTGATGTGGTGGTTGATCATGTAATTCCTCCAAAGCGATTGCAGATGGATTATATTCGCGGACTGGCCGAGGGCGTAGGGCAGAGTGAAAAAAGAAGACTAGAGGGAGAATCTTTAATGCCCAAAATCAAACGAGCACTGGAAGAACTGGTGAAAATCGGGGGCACATTAGTTTTAATGCTCCTCTACACCGTCAAAGGTCAGTGGGCCAAAGGCTGGATGCTAATCAAATTCCGATATTGGGTGCTGATGGGATTTTTGAAAAGATAG